In Marinomonas posidonica IVIA-Po-181, a single window of DNA contains:
- a CDS encoding tyramine oxidase subunit B, whose product MSDNTKIDFIYLSEQDMIKAGVTDMPKCVDTMEEMFVLLHQGDYRMAGPNSDSHGAMITFPEESPFPTMPKPTADRRLMAMPAYLGGDFQTCGVKWYGSNIANREKGLPRSILMMILNDIDTGAPLAYMSANLLSAYRTGAIPGVGARHLARKDSKVIGLLGPGVMGKTSVAAFMAACPDIDTIKIKGRGQKSLDDFIAWTKETFPQITNIQIVDSIEAVVRDSDIVTYCNSGETGDPSTYPMVKREWVKAGAYLAMPASCSLDDEMSKDDVRKVLDSSGLYEAWYEEVPKPAHNHIPLVGMRFMDMIEEGSMSKDKLEDLTEIVGGATPGRQNDEEIIVLSVGGMPVEDVAWATKIYRNALEKDIGVKLNLWDTPVLR is encoded by the coding sequence ATGTCAGATAATACCAAAATAGATTTTATCTACCTTTCTGAACAAGACATGATCAAGGCCGGCGTAACGGATATGCCGAAATGTGTGGACACCATGGAAGAAATGTTTGTCCTGCTGCATCAAGGTGACTATCGAATGGCTGGGCCAAACAGTGACTCTCATGGCGCCATGATTACTTTCCCTGAAGAGTCCCCTTTTCCAACCATGCCTAAACCAACCGCAGACCGTCGTTTAATGGCCATGCCAGCCTACTTAGGCGGTGATTTTCAGACTTGTGGCGTGAAATGGTATGGCTCAAACATCGCCAATCGTGAAAAAGGCCTACCCCGTTCAATCCTAATGATGATCTTGAATGACATCGATACCGGCGCACCATTGGCTTACATGTCAGCCAACCTTCTGTCTGCCTACCGTACAGGTGCTATTCCAGGTGTCGGTGCTCGTCATCTGGCTCGCAAAGATTCCAAAGTCATTGGTTTGCTTGGACCAGGTGTCATGGGGAAAACCTCTGTTGCTGCTTTTATGGCTGCTTGCCCTGACATCGACACCATTAAGATCAAAGGGCGAGGACAAAAGAGTTTAGACGACTTCATTGCCTGGACCAAAGAAACCTTCCCTCAAATTACCAACATCCAAATCGTTGACAGCATTGAAGCCGTGGTCCGCGATTCTGACATCGTCACTTACTGTAACTCAGGTGAAACGGGAGACCCATCGACTTACCCAATGGTAAAACGTGAGTGGGTAAAAGCCGGGGCTTATTTAGCCATGCCTGCCAGCTGTAGCCTTGATGACGAAATGAGCAAAGACGACGTCCGCAAAGTGCTCGATAGCTCAGGTTTATACGAAGCCTGGTACGAAGAAGTGCCTAAGCCAGCTCACAACCATATTCCCCTCGTCGGCATGCGTTTCATGGATATGATCGAAGAAGGCTCGATGAGCAAAGATAAACTGGAAGATCTTACCGAGATTGTGGGTGGCGCGACACCTGGCCGCCAGAACGACGAAGAAATCATCGTGTTATCGGTTGGTGGCATGCCAGTAGAAGATGTGGCATGGGCGACCAAGATTTATCGCAACGCTCTAGAGAAAGACATTGGCGTCAAGCTCAACCTTTGGGACACACCAGTACTCAGATAA
- a CDS encoding RidA family protein has translation MTDIIKLKTGSKFEEIGSYSRVVAVDNWIFVSNTAGRNPITKEIPANALEQTEQVFNNIETALEAVDSSLADVVMSRVFIQDPADTHKVMEFIGSKFQGIDPATTVTCPPLGSTDYKVELEVTAFRGASTANVTKINTAQ, from the coding sequence ATGACAGACATTATCAAGCTAAAAACAGGTTCTAAGTTCGAAGAAATTGGCAGCTACTCACGCGTTGTCGCGGTCGACAATTGGATCTTTGTATCCAATACCGCAGGTCGAAACCCCATTACCAAAGAAATACCAGCCAATGCACTAGAGCAAACAGAGCAAGTATTCAACAACATAGAAACCGCTCTTGAAGCCGTGGATTCCTCTCTGGCAGACGTCGTGATGTCACGCGTTTTCATTCAAGACCCAGCAGACACACACAAAGTAATGGAATTTATTGGTTCAAAATTTCAAGGCATTGATCCTGCTACCACAGTGACATGCCCACCACTTGGCTCAACGGATTACAAGGTGGAGCTAGAAGTCACAGCATTTCGTGGTGCCTCAACAGCCAATGTCACGAAAATCAACACAGCCCAATAA
- a CDS encoding NAD(P)/FAD-dependent oxidoreductase, giving the protein MTKTLDAVNTNSTLPNVTSVVIIGGGIVGISAALTLAERNIPVVLLEKGQVAGEQSSRNLGWIRKTSRHLHDVPLAQAADKLWAEMPERVGQSVGYKQSGIMFLAKTDEQMAMHEAWLRSVASLDLGSKMLSTKEIEQRVPGGQGNWQGGIFTASDGRAEPAIATSAMAKAAIEKGAIIVQNCAVRTLSTSAGKVSGVVTEQGEIRCDQVLLAGGAWSRRFLGNLGVALPTLPLICSVFRTKPMEGPTDIAVGGPDFSFRKHQDGGFIITQRGKLDAPITLDHLLIGHKYLDQLKAQRSFLNVSFGKAFFNDLMQSRRWKADQISPFEKIRTNDPNFNPNLNQDALNNLTQAWPVFAKAQIDEAWAGLIDVTPDSNPVIDHIDALPGLTVATGFSGHGFGTGPAAGQLAADLVTNSTPLIDPSPYRFSRL; this is encoded by the coding sequence ATGACCAAAACACTTGATGCTGTTAACACCAATAGTACCCTACCCAACGTTACTTCTGTGGTTATCATAGGGGGAGGCATTGTCGGTATTAGCGCGGCACTGACTCTAGCCGAACGCAACATTCCAGTTGTCTTACTGGAAAAAGGCCAGGTCGCTGGTGAACAATCCTCTCGAAACTTAGGGTGGATCCGAAAAACCAGCCGCCACCTTCATGACGTTCCTTTAGCTCAAGCGGCTGACAAACTGTGGGCGGAAATGCCAGAACGTGTTGGCCAGTCAGTGGGTTACAAACAATCCGGTATTATGTTCCTCGCCAAAACAGACGAACAAATGGCCATGCATGAAGCTTGGTTAAGGTCAGTCGCATCCCTTGATCTGGGTTCAAAAATGCTGAGTACGAAAGAGATTGAACAACGAGTGCCTGGCGGCCAAGGAAACTGGCAAGGTGGCATTTTTACCGCTTCTGACGGTCGCGCTGAACCCGCTATCGCCACCAGCGCGATGGCCAAAGCCGCCATCGAAAAAGGGGCCATTATTGTCCAGAACTGTGCCGTTCGAACACTCTCAACTAGCGCGGGAAAAGTCAGTGGTGTGGTCACAGAACAAGGCGAGATTCGTTGTGACCAAGTTCTCTTAGCTGGCGGAGCATGGTCTCGACGCTTCTTAGGGAACTTAGGCGTTGCCTTACCAACCCTACCCTTAATCTGCTCTGTTTTTCGCACCAAGCCAATGGAAGGGCCAACAGACATTGCGGTAGGTGGCCCGGATTTTTCCTTTCGAAAACATCAAGACGGCGGCTTCATTATTACTCAGCGCGGTAAATTAGACGCCCCCATTACCCTAGACCACCTATTAATTGGTCATAAATATTTAGACCAGTTAAAAGCCCAGCGAAGTTTTTTAAATGTGTCTTTTGGCAAAGCCTTTTTTAACGACCTGATGCAATCTCGTCGCTGGAAGGCGGATCAAATCTCGCCCTTTGAAAAAATTCGCACAAATGACCCTAACTTCAACCCCAACCTGAACCAAGATGCCTTAAATAATTTAACGCAAGCTTGGCCGGTTTTCGCTAAAGCGCAAATCGACGAAGCTTGGGCTGGTTTGATCGATGTCACCCCAGACTCGAACCCTGTCATTGACCATATCGACGCCCTCCCAGGTCTGACGGTGGCGACTGGTTTCTCAGGTCATGGGTTTGGAACTGGGCCTGCAGCAGGTCAATTGGCCGCTGACCTAGTGACCAATTCAACGCCATTGATTGACCCAAGCCCTTATCGGTTTAGTCGACTGTAA
- a CDS encoding APC family permease, whose protein sequence is MSDITQGVSSAASAAANQSKKLGLPTMMAICVGLVIVQGAMISALQGIGIGGMAFIAAMITALVLAQFNAMSFAELSLMFPEKGTLATYTQKAIGHFPAIVSVFAGYVVVAILALPVEMFLVDAMLGQLLPGFLPEKAAPLIILGLFTITNLIGTDVFAKVQNLLAFILITALILIGLVAITGAGEPHPTLAGPSVDWSFGGVLDGSFIGLVGLALWTMVGVEFICPLVNDVKTPNKNIPRAMHLSLFMIFFIFLGFTYGASLYLDIPSLLESPLPYLDYANAVFGQSGLIIATVMALAATCSTMNTVLAAVPRMLQGMGDQGQVFPMLKKTNRFDAPWVGTLMISVGASIPFFAFSIDSLIVLVIAATTSWLLAYCVAHINVIVLRKRQPNQPRPYRTPFYPLPQILGVAGMLYVALNNSPTPEMTQMVYSITGGILLVIGIIGAVWVKFVMKRGLFEVDAD, encoded by the coding sequence ATGTCAGACATCACTCAAGGGGTTAGTTCAGCAGCTTCAGCTGCTGCTAACCAATCAAAAAAACTCGGCCTGCCGACTATGATGGCTATCTGTGTCGGCTTGGTGATCGTACAAGGTGCCATGATTTCTGCCCTACAAGGCATAGGAATTGGTGGTATGGCCTTCATTGCCGCCATGATAACGGCTCTGGTTCTGGCACAATTCAATGCCATGAGCTTTGCTGAACTCTCCCTGATGTTTCCAGAAAAAGGTACGCTAGCGACCTACACGCAAAAAGCCATTGGTCACTTCCCCGCTATTGTTTCCGTCTTTGCTGGTTATGTGGTTGTCGCCATCTTAGCTCTACCAGTTGAGATGTTTCTCGTGGATGCCATGTTGGGGCAGCTATTACCTGGCTTCTTACCAGAGAAAGCCGCCCCACTGATTATTCTTGGCTTGTTCACCATTACCAATTTAATTGGTACAGATGTGTTCGCTAAGGTTCAAAACCTGCTTGCCTTTATTTTGATTACAGCTTTGATCTTAATCGGTTTGGTCGCTATTACTGGCGCAGGCGAGCCACACCCAACTCTAGCTGGTCCAAGCGTTGATTGGAGTTTTGGTGGTGTATTAGATGGCAGTTTCATTGGCTTAGTGGGTTTAGCCCTTTGGACTATGGTTGGTGTAGAATTCATTTGTCCTTTGGTCAATGATGTCAAAACACCAAATAAAAACATCCCACGTGCGATGCACCTTTCCCTATTTATGATTTTCTTCATTTTCCTAGGGTTTACCTATGGTGCTAGTTTGTACTTAGACATTCCTAGCTTACTGGAATCTCCGTTACCTTACCTTGATTACGCCAATGCCGTATTTGGTCAATCTGGTTTAATCATTGCGACGGTAATGGCGTTGGCCGCAACGTGCAGTACTATGAACACGGTTCTAGCAGCGGTTCCAAGAATGCTTCAAGGCATGGGAGATCAAGGTCAAGTATTCCCAATGCTAAAGAAAACAAATCGCTTCGATGCTCCTTGGGTCGGCACTTTGATGATCAGTGTTGGTGCCAGTATTCCTTTCTTTGCATTCAGCATTGACTCATTAATCGTACTGGTCATTGCCGCCACCACAAGCTGGTTGTTAGCCTATTGTGTTGCTCATATTAATGTCATCGTATTACGTAAGCGTCAGCCAAATCAGCCTCGTCCATATCGTACGCCTTTCTACCCTCTACCACAGATATTAGGTGTGGCAGGCATGCTTTATGTGGCATTAAACAACTCACCAACACCTGAAATGACACAAATGGTTTACAGCATTACTGGCGGCATCCTACTTGTCATCGGTATTATTGGCGCTGTGTGGGTGAAATTTGTTATGAAGCGTGGCTTATTTGAAGTCGACGCAGATTAA
- a CDS encoding cupin domain-containing protein, with the protein MKITRIFNQPNGKSEFAELDIALKDGGPIGFLSERFPVGEMMFRETPSDYDFKWHPAPQRQLLFILTGRCEFMVSSGETRQFGAGDVLLLEDTEGEGHCSKALFNEVRHSIFVTLPESVVLA; encoded by the coding sequence ATGAAGATCACGAGAATATTTAATCAGCCAAATGGCAAAAGTGAATTTGCTGAACTGGATATTGCGTTAAAAGACGGCGGCCCTATTGGTTTCTTATCTGAGCGATTTCCTGTTGGTGAAATGATGTTTCGTGAAACTCCTAGTGACTATGACTTTAAATGGCATCCAGCGCCGCAACGACAATTGCTATTCATTCTAACGGGACGCTGCGAGTTTATGGTGTCGTCTGGAGAAACGCGTCAATTTGGCGCTGGCGATGTGCTTTTGCTTGAGGACACGGAAGGTGAAGGGCATTGCAGTAAAGCGTTATTTAATGAAGTGCGTCATTCCATTTTTGTGACACTACCAGAAAGTGTCGTATTGGCGTGA
- a CDS encoding allantoate amidohydrolase: MIDYDKVAQQVMDRCDELGRISQSEECLDRRYLTKEHQQANQLVGEWMMRAGMMVWQDTAGNLCGRLPSKQQDAPKYLIGSHLDTVPNGGKYDGMLGVLAPISLIQALTDNGVSLPFHLDIVGFGDEEGTRFRSTLLGSRALTGQWPATWSDLPDENGTSLRQAMQAFGLDFDQVHQAKIDTDQLLGYLELHIEQGPVLEEQNLPVGVVSAIAGAKRFDLQVTGMAGHAGTVPMPLRRDALCAVSEMVLVIETIAQQQGVVATVGQINNRPNGVNVISGQTHFSLDIRSEFDDKRDQALGLIVEALNAIAERRKVTLNMEQTHAAGAVHCDSKLQEVLRKAIQQIGHQPLTLPSGAGHDAMAIADICPVAMLFMRCDKGISHHPAEAIKAEDVAVSLAVLDQTLRTLPV, from the coding sequence ATGATTGACTATGACAAGGTCGCCCAACAAGTGATGGATCGTTGTGATGAACTCGGGCGAATCAGTCAATCTGAGGAATGCTTAGACCGCCGCTATTTGACCAAAGAACACCAGCAGGCCAATCAGTTGGTCGGCGAATGGATGATGCGAGCGGGTATGATGGTCTGGCAGGATACGGCGGGCAATTTGTGTGGTCGTTTGCCATCAAAACAACAGGATGCGCCTAAATATTTGATTGGCAGTCATCTTGATACGGTACCAAATGGCGGGAAATATGACGGTATGTTAGGGGTGTTAGCGCCAATTTCGTTAATACAAGCCTTGACCGATAATGGTGTTTCCTTGCCTTTTCATCTCGATATCGTTGGTTTTGGCGATGAAGAAGGTACTCGTTTCCGCTCAACTTTGTTAGGCAGCAGGGCATTAACTGGGCAATGGCCTGCGACTTGGTCTGACCTTCCTGATGAGAATGGAACAAGCTTGCGCCAAGCCATGCAGGCATTTGGTCTGGACTTTGATCAAGTACATCAAGCGAAGATCGACACTGATCAACTGTTAGGCTATCTAGAATTGCACATCGAACAAGGGCCGGTATTGGAAGAGCAAAATCTCCCAGTGGGGGTCGTGAGTGCCATTGCAGGCGCAAAGCGGTTTGATCTTCAAGTCACAGGCATGGCGGGTCATGCAGGTACGGTGCCAATGCCATTACGTCGAGACGCTTTGTGTGCGGTGAGTGAAATGGTCTTAGTCATTGAAACGATCGCCCAGCAACAAGGTGTCGTCGCCACCGTTGGACAGATTAATAATCGACCAAATGGGGTCAATGTGATTTCTGGTCAGACGCATTTTTCTTTGGATATTCGCAGTGAGTTTGATGATAAGCGAGATCAGGCGCTGGGGCTGATTGTTGAAGCGCTTAATGCCATTGCTGAGCGACGAAAAGTGACTTTGAATATGGAGCAGACTCACGCTGCTGGTGCGGTCCATTGTGATAGCAAGCTGCAAGAGGTGCTAAGAAAGGCGATACAACAGATTGGCCATCAGCCTCTTACTCTGCCTTCTGGGGCGGGTCATGATGCCATGGCTATTGCTGATATTTGTCCTGTGGCCATGTTATTTATGCGATGTGATAAAGGCATTAGTCATCATCCTGCCGAAGCCATTAAGGCAGAGGATGTAGCAGTGAGTTTGGCGGTGTTAGATCAGACCTTACGAACATTACCTGTTTAA
- a CDS encoding pyridoxal-phosphate-dependent aminotransferase family protein, translating to MQPLTLPPRLLMGPGPINCYPQVLSAMSTQLVGQYDPTMTSYMNEVMALYRQVFKTQNQQTFLVDGTSRAGIEAALVSCLEPGDKVLIPIFGRFGHLLAEIAERADAQVHTIEVPWGEVFDPQQIEDAIKRVQPKVLAIVQGDTSTTMLQPLEELGAICRAHDVLFYTDATASIAGNPFETDLWQVDAVSVGLQKCLGGPSGSAPISMSGRFVDVVRKRHHVEAGIRDSHHQDAQGQRIRSNYFDLSMIMDYWGEERLNHHTEAATMLFGSRQCAIELLREGQDAVLKRHQMAGNAMLQGIQAMGLRPYGDLKHKMSNVVGVYIPESVNGEQVRHDLLNLFNIEIGTSFGPLKGKVWRIGTMGYNARQDAVLHTLQSLETALRRAGLVLPAGAGVDAAMAVYAGATETRHD from the coding sequence ATGCAACCTTTGACGCTTCCTCCTCGATTGTTAATGGGACCAGGTCCGATTAACTGTTATCCGCAAGTCTTGTCGGCCATGTCTACTCAGTTGGTCGGTCAATACGATCCGACGATGACCAGTTACATGAATGAAGTCATGGCGTTATACCGTCAGGTATTTAAGACTCAAAACCAACAGACCTTTCTCGTTGATGGGACGTCCCGAGCAGGCATTGAAGCGGCATTGGTGTCCTGTTTAGAACCGGGTGACAAGGTGCTGATTCCGATTTTTGGCCGCTTTGGGCATTTGTTAGCCGAAATAGCCGAACGTGCCGATGCTCAGGTTCATACTATTGAAGTGCCTTGGGGCGAAGTCTTTGACCCGCAGCAAATAGAAGATGCGATTAAGCGAGTACAACCAAAAGTATTGGCCATAGTGCAAGGCGATACATCGACGACCATGTTGCAGCCACTGGAAGAGCTTGGGGCAATTTGCCGTGCTCATGATGTTTTATTTTATACAGACGCCACCGCGTCGATTGCTGGTAACCCGTTTGAGACGGATTTATGGCAGGTTGATGCGGTATCAGTGGGTTTACAAAAATGCTTGGGTGGTCCATCCGGTAGTGCGCCTATTTCCATGAGTGGACGTTTTGTGGACGTGGTGCGTAAGCGCCACCATGTGGAAGCAGGCATTCGCGATAGTCATCATCAAGACGCACAAGGCCAACGTATCCGTTCCAATTATTTTGATCTGTCTATGATCATGGATTATTGGGGTGAAGAGCGGCTAAATCATCATACCGAAGCGGCGACCATGTTGTTTGGCTCTCGTCAATGCGCCATTGAGCTATTACGAGAAGGTCAGGATGCGGTATTGAAACGTCATCAAATGGCTGGGAACGCCATGTTGCAAGGTATACAAGCTATGGGCTTGAGACCTTATGGCGATTTGAAACACAAAATGAGCAACGTCGTTGGCGTCTACATTCCCGAAAGCGTGAATGGTGAGCAGGTTCGTCATGATTTGTTGAATCTTTTCAACATTGAGATCGGTACCAGCTTCGGACCCTTGAAAGGCAAAGTTTGGCGCATCGGCACCATGGGCTATAACGCCCGTCAGGATGCGGTATTGCATACTCTGCAATCGTTGGAAACGGCTTTACGTCGCGCGGGTCTGGTGTTACCAGCGGGCGCTGGTGTGGATGCGGCTATGGCCGTTTACGCTGGTGCCACGGAGACGCGTCATGATTGA
- a CDS encoding sulfite exporter TauE/SafE family protein — protein MSFIMENYSMILAMMATGVVGGVLAGLLGVGGGIVIVPVLFFLYQGLGVSADAAMLVATATSLATIIPTSISSIRAHKAKGNVDFDLLKRWGLFIFVGVMVGSFLVTRVDGEWLTLLFGVIATLSALNMLLGKKDSLFKSLPGTVGQSVMATCIGFFSAMVGIGGGTLTVPILTFCNYPAHRAVGTAAAVGLIISLPAALTLLIVGQTPVGSPFGTVGLVNLIGVACIIPLTVFFAPVGAALAHRLDAAKLKKVFAVVLIITGMKMLYQVLA, from the coding sequence ATGTCATTCATAATGGAAAATTATTCCATGATTCTCGCCATGATGGCCACTGGTGTGGTGGGCGGAGTGTTAGCCGGTTTATTGGGTGTTGGTGGCGGTATTGTCATCGTGCCAGTGTTGTTTTTTTTATATCAGGGATTAGGTGTCAGTGCGGATGCCGCGATGTTAGTGGCAACGGCTACGTCCTTGGCAACTATTATCCCGACGTCTATCAGTTCTATTCGTGCTCACAAAGCGAAAGGTAATGTGGATTTTGATTTGCTGAAGCGTTGGGGATTGTTCATTTTTGTGGGTGTGATGGTTGGCAGTTTCCTTGTCACACGAGTCGATGGGGAGTGGCTGACGCTATTGTTTGGGGTGATAGCAACCTTGTCTGCTTTGAATATGTTGTTAGGTAAAAAAGACAGCCTATTTAAATCCTTACCTGGGACAGTTGGGCAAAGTGTGATGGCGACTTGTATTGGCTTTTTCAGCGCCATGGTTGGGATTGGTGGAGGTACGTTGACTGTGCCAATCCTGACTTTCTGTAATTACCCAGCTCATCGTGCGGTTGGCACGGCGGCGGCGGTGGGCTTGATCATTTCATTACCAGCGGCGTTGACCTTGTTGATTGTCGGTCAAACGCCAGTGGGCTCACCATTTGGAACCGTTGGCTTAGTCAATCTGATTGGCGTGGCCTGCATTATCCCATTAACCGTATTCTTCGCGCCAGTTGGGGCCGCTCTAGCACACCGTTTGGATGCGGCTAAATTGAAGAAGGTATTCGCGGTCGTTTTGATCATCACCGGCATGAAGATGCTGTATCAGGTTTTGGCCTAG
- a CDS encoding gamma-glutamyltransferase family protein encodes MSVNNLAFTAPHFKATQAGQAILEQGGTAIEAMVAAAATIAVVYPHMNGLGGDGFWLISEPGKAPIAIDASGVSAERADQDFYRGHETIPSRGGKAALTMAGAVAGWQEALSISAEWQDNLPLSELLNNAIQWAEHGSEVTDSYLAAGQKTFADLATLQGFSTFLNAGELHQSGDVLTLPVLADTLKKLAERGLNDFYQGSIAENLAKDLEAAGSPIRLSDFQQYQAKRVTPLSVTTSQGTLYNLPAPTQGIASLLILALYDRLHTLGHDETDMAHLLIEATKQAFIARNENVTDVSRVPTDLSRLLKPESLDAMLDSIQLEKAQAWPHQAKPGDTIWMGACDAEGRMVSYIQSLYWEFGSGVVSPSTGIVWNNRGSSFSLESNSLQALGPKLKPFHTLNPAFAELKDGRRISYGTMGGEGQPQTQAALFSRYVYHNQPLDKAISAGRWLLGRTWGDESHNLKIERDFADIAAESLQQRGHDLVIVEACNELMGHAGAVVLHQEGDAEAATDPRSDGLAIVSRLNS; translated from the coding sequence ATGAGTGTGAATAACCTTGCGTTTACGGCGCCACATTTTAAGGCCACACAGGCTGGACAAGCCATCTTAGAACAAGGTGGCACGGCGATTGAAGCCATGGTTGCCGCTGCTGCGACCATTGCGGTGGTTTATCCACATATGAATGGATTAGGCGGCGATGGTTTCTGGTTAATCAGTGAACCAGGAAAAGCGCCGATCGCCATTGATGCTTCTGGTGTTTCTGCCGAAAGGGCGGATCAGGATTTTTATCGAGGCCATGAAACCATTCCAAGTCGAGGCGGCAAAGCCGCTTTGACCATGGCGGGTGCCGTGGCAGGTTGGCAAGAAGCGTTAAGCATTAGTGCGGAATGGCAGGATAATTTGCCTTTGTCTGAGCTGTTGAATAATGCCATTCAGTGGGCCGAGCATGGCAGTGAAGTGACCGACAGTTACTTGGCCGCAGGGCAAAAAACCTTTGCAGATCTGGCGACGTTGCAAGGCTTTTCGACTTTTTTGAACGCAGGGGAATTGCATCAATCGGGTGATGTTTTAACCTTACCCGTGCTGGCAGACACCTTAAAAAAATTGGCCGAACGAGGCCTAAACGATTTTTATCAAGGAAGCATCGCTGAAAACTTAGCGAAAGATTTAGAAGCAGCAGGGTCGCCAATACGATTGTCTGACTTTCAGCAATATCAAGCCAAACGTGTCACTCCTTTGAGTGTTACGACCAGCCAAGGCACTTTGTATAATTTACCCGCGCCAACACAAGGCATTGCTTCCTTGCTCATTTTGGCCTTGTATGACCGTTTGCATACGCTTGGCCATGACGAAACGGACATGGCGCACTTGTTAATCGAAGCCACTAAGCAAGCCTTTATTGCACGTAATGAGAATGTTACCGATGTGTCTCGGGTGCCGACGGATTTGTCCCGTCTACTGAAGCCCGAATCCCTTGACGCCATGTTAGACAGCATTCAATTAGAGAAAGCACAGGCATGGCCTCATCAGGCAAAACCGGGCGATACAATCTGGATGGGGGCTTGTGATGCCGAGGGCCGAATGGTGAGTTACATTCAAAGTTTGTATTGGGAATTTGGCAGTGGCGTGGTCAGTCCATCCACTGGTATTGTCTGGAACAACCGTGGTTCGTCCTTTTCGTTAGAGTCGAATTCCCTACAAGCCTTAGGGCCGAAGCTGAAACCTTTCCACACATTGAACCCTGCTTTTGCGGAATTGAAAGATGGACGTCGTATCAGTTACGGCACCATGGGTGGAGAAGGTCAGCCACAAACTCAAGCCGCGTTATTTAGCCGTTACGTCTACCATAATCAACCTTTGGATAAGGCCATTAGTGCTGGGCGTTGGCTATTGGGCCGTACTTGGGGAGACGAAAGTCATAATTTAAAAATAGAGCGTGATTTTGCTGATATTGCCGCAGAATCCTTACAGCAACGGGGTCATGATTTGGTGATCGTGGAGGCGTGTAATGAACTAATGGGCCATGCCGGTGCTGTCGTACTTCATCAAGAGGGTGATGCGGAGGCAGCAACCGATCCGAGAAGTGATGGTCTAGCCATTGTCAGTAGGCTTAATTCATAG
- a CDS encoding amidase — translation MKHFIIQNPFLSQPESVSSDSLKSASLGQLTGLRLAVKDLFHMQGLPTTAGNPTWLATHPTPNSTAPSVVTLMANGAEFVGKTITDELAYSLNGQNIHYGTPENPVTPNRLPGGSTSGSAVAVSLGLADIGLGTDTGGSIRVPASYQGLFGLRPTHGAISAEHLVALAPSFDTVGWVTKHLDVLEKTAQVLLPLSTSDWSKNNTFKRVLVVDNLFRQVAHQQALQDVLAAWRHDGKLSSEERFVIDTDKWQTSATFRTLQGREIQREHGQWIAEVDPDFATDIAQRFDWCQTLSEADESAALRQRALFTEWLTDALDGAVLLLPTTPGLAPLFSASEEDLAEYRHQLMDLTAIAGLAGLPQLHLPVCELEGAPCGLSLVGPKGSDLALIEYAKSLLE, via the coding sequence ATGAAACATTTCATCATACAAAATCCATTTTTATCGCAGCCGGAAAGTGTTTCGTCAGACTCGCTTAAAAGCGCCTCACTAGGTCAACTAACAGGGCTCAGATTGGCGGTAAAGGACTTGTTTCATATGCAGGGTTTGCCAACAACGGCAGGCAACCCTACTTGGCTCGCTACCCATCCCACACCCAATTCTACTGCTCCCAGTGTCGTGACCTTAATGGCAAATGGGGCTGAGTTTGTTGGTAAAACCATTACTGATGAGCTGGCTTACAGCCTTAATGGACAAAATATTCATTACGGCACGCCAGAAAACCCTGTGACACCAAATCGTTTGCCTGGAGGTTCCACATCTGGCTCCGCTGTGGCCGTCAGTTTGGGGTTAGCCGACATAGGCTTGGGAACCGACACAGGCGGTTCGATTCGTGTTCCTGCAAGTTATCAAGGGTTATTTGGTTTGCGCCCGACCCATGGGGCAATTTCAGCGGAGCATTTGGTCGCCCTCGCGCCTTCTTTTGACACCGTTGGCTGGGTGACGAAACACCTGGATGTGCTCGAAAAAACCGCGCAAGTCTTGTTGCCTCTGTCGACCTCTGATTGGTCTAAAAACAATACCTTCAAACGTGTGTTGGTGGTCGACAATTTATTTCGCCAAGTCGCCCATCAACAAGCCTTACAAGACGTTCTGGCAGCATGGCGGCATGACGGTAAATTATCGAGTGAAGAGCGTTTTGTGATTGATACCGATAAGTGGCAGACAAGTGCCACATTTCGAACCTTACAAGGTCGAGAAATACAGCGAGAACATGGCCAGTGGATAGCAGAAGTGGATCCTGATTTTGCCACGGATATAGCACAAAGATTTGATTGGTGTCAGACCCTTTCAGAAGCAGATGAAAGCGCCGCATTGCGACAAAGAGCCTTGTTCACTGAGTGGTTAACGGATGCCCTAGACGGTGCGGTTTTATTATTGCCGACGACGCCGGGATTAGCGCCCTTATTTTCCGCCAGTGAGGAGGATTTAGCCGAATATCGTCATCAATTAATGGACCTTACGGCGATTGCAGGATTGGCGGGATTGCCGCAATTGCATTTACCTGTTTGCGAATTAGAGGGTGCCCCGTGTGGTCTTTCCCTTGTAGGACCAAAAGGCAGCGATTTAGCCTTGATTGAGTACGCCAAAAGCTTGTTGGAGTGA